Genomic window (Deltaproteobacteria bacterium):
TATGTAGTCAGCAGCATTTTGGATAAACATGGCCAGGATGTTGACATCCGACGCTGCCATCAATTCCGCAAATCGACCAAGTTCGCCCGGGACATTTCTCAAGAACACCGAGAGCTGGATTTCTTTTCGCATCTGTGTTTCCTATCCTTTCTGCGAGAGTAACAGTTCAGAGGTTCAAGGGCTCAGGGTTCACCGAAAATCTGAACGCTGAACCCGTGAACGCCTAGCTGTGAGAAAAAGTTAATATCTAACCGCCAGACGAAAAGAACGCAGACTATGGAGCGCTCACTTTAATGAGTTCCAATTTCCCAACGCTCTTAAGGATCTTCCTGGCCAGTTTTTGCATGTGTTCCGTCACATCCGAGACAAAAAACTGATGCCCCCCCTTTTTTTCCAGGGTGCTTGCAATGGGCGTATTGTCGAGTAGGAAGTCTTTGACCGAACGAGATAACTCCTCTGAAGAGTCAATAATCTTCACTCGCTTGCCGATTTTTGCCTGTATGATTTCTTTTAGAAGGGGATAGTGCGTACAGCCCAGGATCAGCACGTCAATCTGCTTGACCTTAAGAGGGTGCAAGTATTTCTTGACGATTCGCCTGGTCTCTCCCTTTTTCAGCCACCCTTCCTCCACCAGGGGCACAAGCAGGGGGCATGCAGCGGCATAAACCTCCATGTCCGGGCGCAAGGCCCTGATCTTATCCTGATACACGCCGCTATTAACCGTTGCCCTCGTTCCAATGACTCCGACCCGCCGTCCTTTTTGGTGGGAGACCGCCTTGTGGACCGCAGGGGATATGACCTCAAAAATAGGAACGTCGAAGCGTTCCCTCAAGGCATCCGTGGCAACGCTGGATGCAGTGTTACAACCTACCACGAGGATACGGGCGCCCCTGTCGAGGAGCATTTCTGCATCCTCGATAGCGTATTGAATGACGGTATGAGGGCTTTTCGTGCCGTAGGGCGTACGGGCAGTGTCACCGAAATACAAAATATCATATTCCGGAAGGCACTGCCTCAGAGCCCTGACCACTGTAAGACCACCAATGCCGGAATCAAATACACCGATCAAGCGAGTGTCTCCTTTACTGAAGCTGAAAGCTCAAAGCTGAAATCAATTAGGAAATATTCCATCATACTTTGAGCCTTGAGCTTTCATACTCTGCCAGTACTTGCTTCACACAGTTGATAAGATCTTCCAGGGTGACATCTGTGCGAATGCCTGGACACATCGACCCCATAGCATGCCAGTTTGTGGGATCTACCAGGATGCTTTGAATGAAGGGCCAGAGCTTACACATGCGAGGTTTGACTTCGTGAATCGTGCAGACTTCCTTCCAGAAGACACAGTAGCCTGACTCGGAGACCCTGATCAAAGGCCGCCCCCCGGACCACTGGCAATAATCTTTGAGAAAGGACTCTGGCTCTATATGCAGATATTGGGAAATGGCTTTGATTTCTTGTTCATTTACAAAGGCGCCACCGTAGCCCTTGCAACATTCGCCACACATTTGACACTCAAAGAAGTCCGAAGGCTTAGCCAACTTGAAGATCCTGCCTCCTTTCCATGGCTCGCTTTATGGTGACGTCGTCCAGATACTTCAAGTCACTTCCCATGGGAACACCTGAGGCTATTCGTGTCACGCGCACAGGGTATGCCTTGAGGAGTTCATTCAAGTATGACGCAGTGGACTCACCTTCCACATTTGTATTGGTGGCAAGGATGAGTTCTTGTATTTCGCCTTGCGCAACCCGCGCAGCAAGTTCCTTGATTTTCAGGTCATTTGGTCCGATGCCGTTCATCGGAGACAGGGCGCCATGGAGCACATGGTAGAGGCCCCTAAAGGCCCCTGTCTTTTCAACTGCCACTAAGTCGCTGGGCTGTTCAACGACGCACACAATTGAATGATCCCGATTCGGATTTACGCAAAGCGAGCAAGGATCCGTATCTGCAAGGCCAAAGCACTTGGAGCAAAGCCTTACCTTGTCCTTGACTTCAAGGATGCTTTGTGACAGCCCTTTGGCCTCCTCATGGCGTGATCGCAGGATATGGAGAGCAAGACGGGTGGCAGTCTTTTCGCCAATACCAGGAAGTCTTGAGAGATGTTTGATCAGCCGGACAAGGGATGGTGGATAAAACTCCATGTGTTACCAGACCTTACGTAAGACCAGGAACCTTAAAGCCGCCGGTCAACTTCGTCATTTCTTCAGATACCATGTCTTGGGCTTTTTTCAAGGCATCATTGACCCCGGCTACAATCAGATCCTCAAGCATTTGCACATCATCGGAATCCACAACCTCAGGGTCGATCTTGATGGATACCAGTTGCTGTTTGCCATTGGCAGTGACTCTTACCATGCCGCCACCGACTGATGTCTCAACTGTTTTGTCAGCCATCTCCTCCTGGAGTTTGAAGATTTGGGACTGGAGTTTTTGTGCTTGCTTTAACATATTGCCCATACCTTTTGCCATTTTTCCCCCCGTTACAAAATTTTTACATCCACGACCCTGCCCTGAAAGACCTCCAGGGCATCTGTCACAACAGGATGACTCAGAGCTTCCTTCTTTTGGCGTTTTGTTCTGTCAGTTTCCTTGTCTTTGAGCTGGTTGTTTTGGGGTATCCTGTCTCTTGCCTCCTCAATCTTGATCATCATGTTCCGATTAAAGAACTGGCTGCAGACTTCCTGGATAGTGGCGATGCTCTTTTCGTCACGGAGTCGTGCCAGATAAAAGGAGTTTCCTCGCACTGTGATTTCCAGGAAATCTTCACCAACCCTGGTCAACATAGCCTTTTCAAAGCTGGGAACCAGAGACTGGCACCGTTCATTGAAGATGGAAAGCAGTTGTTGCCAGGTCTGTTCAAGGTTTTCAGAATATCGTGGCGTTACATCTCCGTGTTCTATCTTACCCGAAATCCCGACACTCTCCTGCTTGGGTGTTTGAACTGACTCCTTTTGCTCAAACGGAGCGTAGCTTTCTCCCAGCCTTTTGGCGACTCGGTCGAGCTTATCTATTATTTGATCAAGGGAGAAGACATTCTTGAATTGGGCAAGTTTGATGAAAAGCGCCTCCAAGGCCAGTTTCGGCTGGGCTGAAAGCCTGATGCCGACCTCTGCTTCGAACAACATGGCAAAGATCTGGTTAACCGACTCCAAAGAGACGTCTTTCACCTGTTGTTTCATGAGTGACATTTCATGCGCAGGGGCATCGACCAGAGGATGCCGGCCATCGCCCATCTTGACTACGAGTAGGTGCCTGAAATGTTCCAGCATCTGCATGTAGACACGCTTCAGGTCGTGGCCATGATTGTAAAGCTCGTCAAGTAAATTAAGGGCCACTGGCACATCGCCCGCGAGCAAGGCGGCCGAGAGATCAAAAAGCGCCTTTCGGTCTATGGCGCCCAGACTGTCCAATATCTCGATGTCGCTAACCTCGCTGCCCGAATAGGCCATGACCTGATCAAGAAGGCTTAAGGCGTCACGCATACTTCCGCCGGCCTCACGGGTTAGGAGACGAAGGCCATCCTTGCTGATTTTAAATGACAAGTCTCTACAGAGACGCTCCAGGTATTTTACGATTTCTTCAAGAGACAGGCGCCTGAAGTTATGCCTCTGGCATCGCGAGAGGATAGTGATGGGGATTTTGTGGGCTTCGGTGGTTGCAAAGAAAAAAAGGACGTGGGAGGGCGGCTCCTCCAGAGTCTTAAGAAGGGCGTTAAATGCCGGGGCCGTGAGCATGTGGACTTCATCGATAATGTAGATCTTGAATCGACCACGACTGGGCATGTATTTAATGTTGTCTCGGAGCTCGCGAATCTCATCGATTCCCCGATTAGAGGCGCCGTCAATCTCAAACACGTCAAGGGCCACACCCTCGGTGATTTCCTTGCAGGACTGGCAGACGTTGCATGGAGATGGTGTGGGGCCG
Coding sequences:
- a CDS encoding glutamate racemase, whose protein sequence is MIGVFDSGIGGLTVVRALRQCLPEYDILYFGDTARTPYGTKSPHTVIQYAIEDAEMLLDRGARILVVGCNTASSVATDALRERFDVPIFEVISPAVHKAVSHQKGRRVGVIGTRATVNSGVYQDKIRALRPDMEVYAAACPLLVPLVEEGWLKKGETRRIVKKYLHPLKVKQIDVLILGCTHYPLLKEIIQAKIGKRVKIIDSSEELSRSVKDFLLDNTPIASTLEKKGGHQFFVSDVTEHMQKLARKILKSVGKLELIKVSAP
- a CDS encoding YkgJ family cysteine cluster protein; protein product: MAKPSDFFECQMCGECCKGYGGAFVNEQEIKAISQYLHIEPESFLKDYCQWSGGRPLIRVSESGYCVFWKEVCTIHEVKPRMCKLWPFIQSILVDPTNWHAMGSMCPGIRTDVTLEDLINCVKQVLAEYESSRLKV
- the recR gene encoding recombination protein RecR, which translates into the protein MEFYPPSLVRLIKHLSRLPGIGEKTATRLALHILRSRHEEAKGLSQSILEVKDKVRLCSKCFGLADTDPCSLCVNPNRDHSIVCVVEQPSDLVAVEKTGAFRGLYHVLHGALSPMNGIGPNDLKIKELAARVAQGEIQELILATNTNVEGESTASYLNELLKAYPVRVTRIASGVPMGSDLKYLDDVTIKRAMERRQDLQVG
- a CDS encoding YbaB/EbfC family nucleoid-associated protein, whose translation is MAKGMGNMLKQAQKLQSQIFKLQEEMADKTVETSVGGGMVRVTANGKQQLVSIKIDPEVVDSDDVQMLEDLIVAGVNDALKKAQDMVSEEMTKLTGGFKVPGLT
- the dnaX gene encoding DNA polymerase III subunit gamma/tau: MSYLVLARRYRPQSFEEVVGQDHVTQTLENAIRSDRVAHALLFAGPRGVGKTSVARIMAKAMNCDRGPTPSPCNVCQSCKEITEGVALDVFEIDGASNRGIDEIRELRDNIKYMPSRGRFKIYIIDEVHMLTAPAFNALLKTLEEPPSHVLFFFATTEAHKIPITILSRCQRHNFRRLSLEEIVKYLERLCRDLSFKISKDGLRLLTREAGGSMRDALSLLDQVMAYSGSEVSDIEILDSLGAIDRKALFDLSAALLAGDVPVALNLLDELYNHGHDLKRVYMQMLEHFRHLLVVKMGDGRHPLVDAPAHEMSLMKQQVKDVSLESVNQIFAMLFEAEVGIRLSAQPKLALEALFIKLAQFKNVFSLDQIIDKLDRVAKRLGESYAPFEQKESVQTPKQESVGISGKIEHGDVTPRYSENLEQTWQQLLSIFNERCQSLVPSFEKAMLTRVGEDFLEITVRGNSFYLARLRDEKSIATIQEVCSQFFNRNMMIKIEEARDRIPQNNQLKDKETDRTKRQKKEALSHPVVTDALEVFQGRVVDVKIL